The Agelaius phoeniceus isolate bAgePho1 chromosome 4, bAgePho1.hap1, whole genome shotgun sequence genome includes a region encoding these proteins:
- the DTHD1 gene encoding LOW QUALITY PROTEIN: death domain-containing protein 1 (The sequence of the model RefSeq protein was modified relative to this genomic sequence to represent the inferred CDS: inserted 10 bases in 6 codons; deleted 1 base in 1 codon; substituted 5 bases at 5 genomic stop codons), whose translation MDIAESEITPAGKSGQVLGKISYLNFVAIDLLLKSDLDKGGLEEYVLGLTSLAKDLSSSLSQQLENVKEIIQDTGHLLSALHDKHKELTGNPGIGSSSGCSIKPQKKSIQQPKKKVKEYLINTISHLQEAENKFYAASXRQDGDSQNQTGENASGETDVHCSEGEATDSVQASSSSRQQFQRTPFLNKTASQNVNQXPTQVKLKLLIASLAENKSAQEQDTSRDSPMKKEDGEHQLLIXSLTEKKECSGKLHGGSSVTKKPPDLDFQDALTSNEEDILSGTLKDIYDRSTMNSFEEKKKEVVWDNLKGLESEDHKLTEKMEDSKIKXNNEIFRNYLGTFTSSAQTYGIPDVNPSVSDSGEVQKSRYWMNKEFLVKGSGKKPLEIACFIKAPATVLENLKCNILNDTSSLVVDDSEELVSNVISMECYDYEKPLFPINIAIPFTSCFRGNYWEIMVKVTDTNFQSNYLTAISLQGXQGNHKESFAEVKIYYLGVFSVLSCLKKETFTVPKVGLXQKLNVVSRISLXYHPETFSSLAPMQLKIQPTEPSISALKARHYMYHSVISTSALVHVQHPSSQPFNXAVNITLPCSPNPDKKRQGDETEDARAISATVKRVAAAYHPQAVSTSVRKSEDNLSDTLKLLGHGNKEEGWKLFDDVIIQNAQNGLISFELNEHLESFVVIHLAFLXENRYLLLFSQALEEALRSTMANVILYQKRENTYKIVVLLSASRELTNELQNLHQEGYFGPPEPTQQFPLRQGEQIHFRFRGNISASGNEEAFRKVYKLXFHSQRQPRLELQIKEVDEFGNHSSPHYKGTAVFYKIAREMIPKKWEQTLPYDEYQHQSPLCKLSLTLPKLGSLATKPPALKSFSKKRKIXSYFTNFCPSEALWDKLLFWLAEELAEDNTSLFALCLPVRWSVLQLVRLKCPDNLTHQMYELLCCCKKTLPESADKQQFLARYLQKSGRSDLSEELHLKWQNKVFT comes from the exons ATGGATATAGCTGAAAGTGAGATTACACCTGCAGGAAAATCAGGACAAGTCCTAGGAAAAATCTCTTACCTGAACTTTGTAGCAATAGACTTGCTTCTTAAAAGTGATCTGGATAAAGGAGGTTTGGAGGAGTATGTGCTTGGACTGACCTCTTTAGCAAAAGACCTGAGCAGCTctctcagccagcagctggagaaTGTTAAAGAAATTATTCAAGACACCGGCCACTTGCTGAGTGCTCTTCATGATAAACACAAGGAATTGACTGGAAATCCAG GCATTGGGTCCTCCTCAGGCTGCAGCATAAAACCTCAAAAGAAGAGTATCCAACAGCCAAAGAAG AAAGTGAAGGAGTATTTGATAAATACAATCTCACACCTTCAAgaggcagaaaataaattttatgcTGCAAGCTGAAGACAAGATGGTGATTCTCAGAACCAGACTGGTGAAAATGCTTCTGGAGAAACAGATGTGCATTGTTCAGAAGGAGAAGCAACAGACTCTGTGCAAGCATCTTCCAGTTCCAGACAACAATTCCAAAGAACTCCTTTTCTGAACAAGACAGCAAGTCAAAATGTCAATCA ACCCACACAAGTGAAATTAAAACTGTTAATTGCATCCTTAGCTGAAAACAAATCTGCTCAAGAACAAGACACCAGCAGAGACTCTCCAATGAAAAAGGAAGATGGTGAACACCAACTACTGAT GTCTCTTACAGAGAAAAAAGAGTGCAGTGGAAAACTTCATGGAGGTAGCTCTGTTACTAAAAAGCCACCAGACCTGGATTTTCAGGATGCTCTTACAAGCAATGAGGAAGACATTCTGTCTGGGACATTGAAGGACATTTATGACAGAAGCACCATGAATTCTtttgaagagaagaaaaaggaagtagTCTGGGACAATTTAAAAGGGCTAGAAAGTGAAGACCACAAATTGACAGAGAAAATGgaagacagtaaaataa aaaataatgagattttTAGAAATTACCTAGGTACCTTCACTTCTTCAGCACAAACTTATGGTATTCCTGATGTGAATCCTTCTGTGAGTGATTCAGGAGAAGTACAAAAATCTAGATATTGGATGAACAAAGA atttctaGTCAAAGggagtggaaaaaaaccccta gAAATAGCTTGTTTTATTAAAGCCCCTGCAACTGTTCTGGAGAATCTGAAGTGTAATATACTCAATGACACTAGTTCCTTGGTGGTGGATGATTCTGAGGAGCTGGTCAGCAATGTCATCAGTATGGAATGTTATGATTATGAAAAACCACTTTTCCCTATCAACATTGCAATCCCATTTACATCATGCTTCAGGGGAAATTATTGGGAGATTATGGTAAAGGTGACTGATACCAACTTCCAGTCAAACTACTTAACTGCTATTTCTTTGCAAGGATAGCAAGGAAACCATA AGGAAAGCTTTGCAGAAGTAAAAATTTATTATCTGGGTGTTTTTTCTGTGTTGTCATGCTTAAAGAAGGAAACATTTACTGTTCCAAAGGTAGGACTCTAACAAAAGCTGAACGTGGTTTCAAGAATCTCTCT TTACCATCCAGAAACATTCAGTTCTCTGGCACCTATGCAGTTAAAG ATTCAGCCAACTGAGCCATCAATTTCAGCATTGAAAGCAAGACATTATATGTATCATTCAGTGATATCTACGAGTGCACTGGTTCATGTCCAGCATCCTTCATCCCAACCTTTTAA AGCTGTCAATATTACTCTACCCTGTTCTCCAAACCCAgacaaaaaaaggcaaggagatGAGACAGAAGATGCAAGAGCCATTAGTGCTACAGTAAAGAGGGTTGCTGCAGCATACCATCCTCA GGCTGTGAGCACTTCTGTGAGAAAAAGTGAGGACAATCTCAGTGATACTTTGAAATTATTAGGTCATGGAAACAAAGAAGAGGGGTGGAAGCTGTTTGATGATGTTATTATCCAGAATGCACAGAATGGGCTTATATCTTTTGAACTAAATGAGCATTTAGAAAG CTTTGTGGTCATTCACCTTGCATTCCTTTAGGAAAACAGGTATCTTCTCCTCTTTTCTCAGGCTCTGGAAGAAGCTCTCCGTAGCACGATGGCTAATGTGATACTGTatcagaaaagagaaaacacatATAAAATAGTAGTTTTGCTGTCTGCATCCAGAGAATTGACCAATGAACTTCAAAATCTTCATCAGGAGGGTTATTTTGGTCCCCCAGAACCTACACAGCAGTTCCCATTAAGACAAGGAGAGCAGATTCATTTTAGATTTAgaggaaatatttctgcttcAG GGAATGAAGAAGCCTTCAGGAAAGTCTACAAAC ATTTTCATTCACAAAGACAACCAAGGCTGGAGCTCCAAATTAAAGAAGTGGATGAATTTGGTAACCACAGTTCACCTCATTACAAAGGAACAGCAGTGTTTTATAAAATTGCCAGAGAGATGATACCAAAGAAATGGGAACAAACCTTACCATATGATGAATATCAACACCAGTCTCCACTGTGCAAATTATCATTAACATTGCCAAAG CTGGGGAGTTTAGCCACCAAGCCTCCAGctttaaaaagcttttcaaaaaaaaggaagatttaGTCTTACTTCACTAATTTTTGCCCTTCAGAGGCCCTATGGGACAAGTTGCTGTTCTGGCTTGCAGAAGAGCTTGCAGAAGATAATACATCATTGTTTGCTTTATGTTTACCTGTTCGATGGAGCGTGCTTCAGCTTGTTAGGCTGAAGTGCCCTGATAATTTAACACACCAGATGTATgagctgctttgctgctgcaaAAAGACCCTTCCAGAGTCAGCTGATAAACAGCAGTTCTTGGCTCGCTATTTGCAGAAGAGTGGCAGAAGTGATCTTTCAGAAGAACTTCATTTAAAGTGGCAAAATAAGGTGTTCACCTGA